GGATTTTGTGGCCAATGTCTCTCATGAGGTCAAAAGCCCGCTGGCGGTGATATGGCAGACACTGGACGTGCTTTCCAAGGGCATCACCGGTGATGTGAACGAGAAGCAAAAAGAGATACTGGAAACGGCAAAGAAGAACGTAATGCGGCTTGTAAGGCTCGTGACCGATCTTCTGGACATCTCAAAGATAGAAGCCGGGAAAATGGAGTTAAAAATAGAAGAGTTTGACATGTCCTCGCTGACGGAAGAAGTGCTCACAAACGATGAAAGTGAATTTTCAAGAAAAAAGATAGATCTTAAAAAAGACATCCCTCCGACTGCCGGGCAAGTAATGGCGGACAAAGATAAAATTACCGAAGTGATACTCAACCTTTTAAGCAACGCGATCAAATATACCCCTCAGGGCGGAGTTATATCCGTAAAACTGTCGCAGGCCGATAAGGAAGTGCGATTTGAGATATCTGATACAGGACCGGAGATCTCCAAAGAAAATATTGATAAGATATTCGATAAATTCGAACGCGTAATCGTCGAAAGGGAGGAAGGCACCGGGCTGGGGCTTGCCATAGCAAAAGATATCGTGCAGCTTCACGGCGGAAAACTTTGGGTCGAAAGCCCCTCGACTATGCTCGGGACAGGCGAGATCGGGAAAGGCAGCAGATTTATTTTTACTCTGCCCCGTAATACAGGCAAACAATAGCGCGGCATCTCGACTCGCGTCTCGAAATTGTAAATCCACTGAAATTTCTAAAATATCCATCCGATAATCGTATCGGGAACAAAAATATATGATCATAGACCGTCCGTTAAAAATACTTGCGATTTCCCCCGAGGGCAGGCTCATGCGCTCCGGAGGTTTGGGGCAGGCCGCCGGCAGCCTTGCAGTAACGATGTTCAAAATGGGACATGATGTGCGCCTGGCAGTACCAAAATATGTAAGACATGCGGAAAAGCTGAAACCGAGAGAAAGGCCGGACTTTGACGTTGACGTTTTGGTAAGAGGAATTCATACGCCGGCTTCCATTTTCCGTAAACCTTCGGATGTTGACGGGATGCCGGAGTATCTTGTTGACAATCCGAAATATTTTAACAGGTTCGGCATGTATGAAGATAAGCACAAGCATCCTTTCGATGATAACGGTGAGCGCTTCGCATATTTTTCCCTGGCAGCCCTTAGCATACCTGACAAACTCCGTGACGAAGAAGGCGGCCCGTGGAAGCCGGATATCATCCACTGCCATGACTGGCAGACGGGAATGGTGCCGGTATTCTTTGACCAGTTCTTTAAGGGAAGGAAGGGAAAATATGCCGGCGCCAAAACAGTTCAGACCGTGCACAACGCCAGTTTTTTGGGCCCGGATAATGAGGCTATGGGGCCGGCATTCCTTGATATTTTCGGTCTGAACAGGGAACTCTTTAATAGCAGGTCACTGGAATATTTTAACAAAGTGAGAATGCTTATTGCCGGCCTGAGATGGGCGAATGCGGCAACAACAGTAAGCCAGAATTATGCGGCCGAGGTGATGAATGATTTTCCGGATCCGTCCACTCCGAACAGGCAGGATCTTCAGTGTGTCTTTAAAGACGTTGCCGCAAGAAAGCCGTTTTTGGGGATATTGAACGGCTATGATTACGAAGGAAATACATTGCTTTTGGACAAGCGGCTAAGACCAATTATCGGCAGGACCGGAAATATATTTGAGGCAAAAAGAGCGATCAAAAGGGCTGCCCAGGAGCGGTTTGGTTTGGATATTGAACCGGAAACACCGCTTATCGGCGTCCTGACAAGGCTGGATCCCGTGCAAAAAGGGTGTGATATTATGCTTGATGCAATACCGGGAT
This sequence is a window from Candidatus Saganbacteria bacterium. Protein-coding genes within it:
- a CDS encoding PAS domain-containing sensor histidine kinase is translated as MKNKKAVGKQTMSEDKKPSQDMSDAVRQSERKYQELVEYANSNILRMDPEGKVTFFNEFAQRFFGFSESEMLGRSVIGTIVPVTDDAGHDLKKMIEDIMVNPQNYINNENENMLRDGRRVWIAWTNRPVYDEGHRLKEILCVGNDISEIKKAQEQLKAIDKRKSDFVANVSHEVKSPLAVIWQTLDVLSKGITGDVNEKQKEILETAKKNVMRLVRLVTDLLDISKIEAGKMELKIEEFDMSSLTEEVLTNDESEFSRKKIDLKKDIPPTAGQVMADKDKITEVILNLLSNAIKYTPQGGVISVKLSQADKEVRFEISDTGPEISKENIDKIFDKFERVIVEREEGTGLGLAIAKDIVQLHGGKLWVESPSTMLGTGEIGKGSRFIFTLPRNTGKQ
- a CDS encoding glycogen/starch synthase codes for the protein MIIDRPLKILAISPEGRLMRSGGLGQAAGSLAVTMFKMGHDVRLAVPKYVRHAEKLKPRERPDFDVDVLVRGIHTPASIFRKPSDVDGMPEYLVDNPKYFNRFGMYEDKHKHPFDDNGERFAYFSLAALSIPDKLRDEEGGPWKPDIIHCHDWQTGMVPVFFDQFFKGRKGKYAGAKTVQTVHNASFLGPDNEAMGPAFLDIFGLNRELFNSRSLEYFNKVRMLIAGLRWANAATTVSQNYAAEVMNDFPDPSTPNRQDLQCVFKDVAARKPFLGILNGYDYEGNTLLLDKRLRPIIGRTGNIFEAKRAIKRAAQERFGLDIEPETPLIGVLTRLDPVQKGCDIMLDAIPGLLGKAQFVVCGTGDSALETRFWRLHADHPKRIRMTDRGNTFNHEVTELITSGCDLFWIPSRFEPCGLVQFEAMAYATLVIARSTGGLKDTVFDIGENLSRGNGFTFRDYSSGAVSLATLRAIDVYHNAKDLWHLMMERAYRARYTWQESAEQYLKMFYSQLGMMN